A window of Apodemus sylvaticus chromosome 9, mApoSyl1.1, whole genome shotgun sequence contains these coding sequences:
- the LOC127692178 gene encoding CMRF35-like molecule 6 has protein sequence MAWEATYLLSSVLLLPLASGNPFPTAAGNGLSPMNYVSPLYWANGPEMFRTLEGKTVSVECSYDPRYNSSGKIWCKRKSEGICQSPVWSDSTGAKKLRFSIQHSSGFNSFTVTMTELKMSDSGTYHCGILGNSGNFTSLRS, from the exons ATGGCCTGGGAGGCCACATACCTGCTTAGCTcagtgctgctgctgcccctggcCTCAG GGAACCCATTTCCTACTGCTGCAGGGAACGGGCTGTCTCCCATGAACTATGTCTCCCCACTCTACTGGGCAAATGGCCCAGAGATGTTTCGAACACTGGAGGGCAAGACTGTTTCTGTGGAATGCTCGTATGATCCCAGATACAACTCCAGTGGGAAGATATGGTGTAAGAGAAAATCAGAAGGCATTTGTCAATCCCCAGTGTGGAGTGACAGCACAGGTGCCAAGAAGCTAAGATTCTCCATCCAGCACTCTTCTGGGTTCAACTCCTTCACTGTCACCATGACTGAGCTCAAGATGAGTGACTCTGGCACCTACCACTGTGGGATCCTTGGAAATTCTGGCAACTTCACTAGTCTAAGAAGT